One window of the Streptomyces asoensis genome contains the following:
- a CDS encoding SDR family oxidoreductase: MKMTGNTILITGGTSGIGLGLALRLHEAGNKVIVAGRRKELLDEITTEHPGIEALVLDVTDPASIARAQETVASAHPELNVLVNNAGIMLRENLLDPADLRVAEDHVTVNLLGTIRVTYAFLPLLLGKDDAAVVNVTSALAFVPLPVTPTYNATKAALHSFSESLRVQLSGADAGVQVIEVAPPGVRTTLLGQQDDENAMPLDDFLTETLTLLREQPDAGEIVVERARFVRDAEANGTYDNVLAMLSGV, translated from the coding sequence ATGAAGATGACCGGCAACACGATCCTGATCACCGGCGGCACCTCGGGCATCGGGCTCGGCCTGGCCCTGCGCCTGCACGAGGCCGGCAACAAGGTGATCGTCGCCGGCCGCCGCAAGGAGCTCCTCGACGAGATCACGACCGAGCACCCGGGCATCGAGGCGCTCGTCCTCGACGTCACGGACCCCGCCTCGATCGCCCGGGCCCAGGAAACGGTGGCGTCCGCCCACCCGGAGCTGAACGTCCTGGTCAACAACGCCGGCATCATGCTGCGGGAGAACCTGCTCGACCCGGCCGACCTCCGGGTCGCCGAGGACCACGTCACGGTCAACCTGCTGGGCACGATCCGGGTGACGTACGCCTTCCTGCCGCTGCTGCTGGGCAAGGACGACGCGGCCGTCGTGAACGTCACCTCGGCGCTGGCGTTCGTACCGCTGCCGGTCACTCCCACCTACAACGCGACCAAGGCCGCCCTGCACTCCTTCTCCGAGAGCCTGCGCGTGCAGCTCTCCGGCGCCGACGCCGGCGTCCAGGTGATCGAGGTGGCTCCGCCGGGCGTGCGCACCACCCTGCTCGGACAGCAGGACGACGAGAACGCCATGCCGCTCGACGACTTCCTCACCGAGACCCTCACCCTCCTGCGCGAGCAGCCCGACGCCGGGGAGATCGTCGTCGAGCGCGCCCGGTTCGTGCGGGACGCGGAGGCCAACGGCACGTACGACAATGTCCTCGCCATGCTCAGCGGCGTCTGA
- a CDS encoding helix-turn-helix transcriptional regulator has translation MDRKELAEFLRRRRETLRPRDVGLVEGPRRRTQGLRREEVAQLAGMSTDYYARLEQQRAPQPSLQITTALARALRLTPDERDHLFALIGHNAPARFQRSEHVSPALMRVLERLNDDTPALVLSDMADTLAMNPIAVALLGDQTRHTGLARSAYYRWFTDPAERLVYPEEDHPRHSRAQAARLRAALTVGSGDPRATRIITELHERSPEFADVWELQEVAQRYRDSKTILHPDLGRIDVDAQVLFTENRAQTLVVMTARPGTESQGKLELLSVIGHQQLTP, from the coding sequence ATGGACAGGAAAGAGCTGGCGGAGTTCCTGCGTCGACGGCGCGAGACGCTGCGCCCCCGCGACGTCGGACTGGTCGAGGGCCCGCGGCGGCGCACCCAGGGGCTGCGCCGCGAGGAGGTCGCCCAGCTCGCCGGCATGTCCACCGACTACTACGCCCGCCTGGAACAGCAGCGCGCGCCGCAACCGTCCCTCCAGATCACCACGGCCCTGGCCCGGGCCCTACGGCTGACACCGGACGAACGCGACCACCTCTTCGCCCTCATCGGCCACAACGCCCCCGCCCGCTTCCAGCGTTCCGAGCACGTCAGCCCAGCCCTCATGCGGGTCCTGGAGCGACTGAACGACGACACCCCGGCCCTGGTGCTGTCCGACATGGCCGACACCCTCGCGATGAACCCGATCGCCGTAGCCCTGCTCGGCGACCAGACGCGCCACACCGGACTGGCCCGCAGCGCCTACTACCGCTGGTTCACCGACCCCGCCGAGCGGCTGGTGTACCCCGAGGAGGACCACCCCCGCCACAGCCGCGCCCAGGCAGCCCGCCTACGGGCCGCGCTCACGGTCGGCAGCGGAGACCCCCGGGCCACCCGGATCATCACCGAACTCCACGAACGCAGCCCCGAGTTCGCCGACGTGTGGGAACTCCAGGAAGTCGCCCAGCGCTACCGCGACAGCAAGACGATCCTCCACCCCGACCTCGGCCGCATCGACGTCGACGCCCAGGTCCTGTTCACCGAGAACCGCGCCCAGACCCTCGTGGTCATGACCGCCCGCCCCGGCACGGAAAGCCAGGGAAAGCTCGAGCTCCTCTCCGTCATAGGACACCAGCAGCTCACCCCCTGA
- a CDS encoding PP2C family protein-serine/threonine phosphatase → MRPGRRSAPGRHGPPGWGRSEGFGEELLGALLDQGHEVPPHLLGVLIAEAVGRLGGRETSVFLLDYGQVWLVPLPLAGLTAGDPQPIEDSDAGRAFQAVRRVEVPRADGVRVYLPLQDGGDQVGIMAVTLDRVVEDDRRLLRRIAALVADTLMAKHGYTDLFFRARRSEPMSVAAEIQWALLPPLAMSTPRISLAGVLEPAYDVAGDSFDYALNGDLLHVTMVDAMGHGLDAATMATVAIGAYRHARRISVGLAEIYAFMDRAVAEQFGPDHFVTAQMMRLDTATGRFQWVNAGHPAPLLIRGHRVVRRLRGPTTLPVGFGGREPLVSELDLDRGDRIMCFTDGLVEEHLAGGVEFGEEQLIRWVDRVERTAQQVPAVARSLSHALRLARGGITTDDASLLLLEWRGPG, encoded by the coding sequence ATCCGTCCCGGGCGACGCAGCGCTCCGGGACGGCACGGCCCTCCTGGGTGGGGCCGCTCGGAGGGATTCGGTGAGGAGCTCCTCGGGGCCCTGCTGGACCAGGGCCACGAGGTTCCGCCCCATCTCCTCGGTGTGCTCATCGCGGAGGCGGTGGGCAGGCTCGGCGGCCGGGAGACCTCGGTCTTCCTGTTGGACTACGGCCAGGTGTGGCTGGTGCCCCTGCCGCTCGCCGGTCTGACGGCCGGCGATCCGCAGCCGATCGAGGACTCCGACGCCGGCCGTGCCTTCCAGGCCGTTCGTCGCGTCGAAGTGCCGCGGGCGGACGGTGTCCGCGTCTACCTGCCCCTCCAGGACGGCGGAGACCAGGTGGGCATCATGGCCGTCACCCTGGACCGGGTGGTGGAGGACGACCGGCGGCTGCTGCGCCGGATCGCCGCTCTGGTGGCCGACACGCTGATGGCCAAGCACGGGTACACCGATCTCTTCTTCCGGGCCCGGCGCAGCGAACCGATGAGTGTGGCGGCGGAGATCCAGTGGGCGCTGCTGCCGCCGCTGGCGATGTCCACGCCGCGGATCAGCCTGGCCGGGGTGCTGGAGCCCGCCTACGACGTGGCCGGCGACAGCTTCGACTACGCCCTCAACGGCGATCTGCTGCACGTGACCATGGTCGACGCGATGGGCCACGGCCTGGACGCCGCCACGATGGCCACGGTGGCCATCGGCGCCTACCGGCACGCACGGCGGATCAGCGTCGGGCTGGCGGAGATCTACGCGTTCATGGACCGCGCCGTCGCCGAGCAGTTCGGCCCCGACCACTTCGTGACCGCTCAGATGATGCGGCTCGACACGGCGACGGGCCGCTTCCAGTGGGTCAACGCGGGGCATCCGGCTCCGCTGCTGATCCGCGGGCACCGCGTCGTGCGGCGGCTGCGCGGCCCGACGACGCTCCCCGTCGGCTTCGGCGGTCGCGAACCCCTGGTCAGTGAGCTGGACCTCGATCGCGGGGACCGGATCATGTGCTTCACGGACGGACTGGTCGAGGAGCACCTTGCGGGCGGTGTGGAGTTCGGCGAGGAACAGCTCATCCGCTGGGTGGACCGCGTCGAACGGACGGCGCAGCAGGTCCCGGCCGTGGCCCGGTCCCTCTCCCACGCGCTCAGGCTGGCGCGGGGCGGCATCACGACGGACGACGCGTCCCTGCTGCTGCTCGAGTGGCGCGGTCCCGGCTGA
- a CDS encoding Asp23/Gls24 family envelope stress response protein: protein MTDNITSKQASSTGSGDRPGTGVSTLKGRTGAGAPAETRGRTSIADGVVAKIAGMATREVPGIHNLGGGMARAFGAMRERVPGGGGGGGATRGVKVEVGERQAAVDLNIVVEYGVSIVDVTGDVRSNVIGSVERMTGLEVVEVNIAVDDVHLPDEEEEEQPEAGENRVR from the coding sequence ATGACAGACAACATCACCAGCAAGCAAGCGAGCAGCACCGGCTCGGGCGACCGGCCGGGTACGGGCGTGAGCACGCTGAAGGGCCGTACCGGAGCCGGGGCTCCGGCGGAGACCCGGGGCAGGACCTCCATCGCGGACGGTGTGGTGGCCAAGATCGCGGGCATGGCCACCCGTGAGGTGCCGGGCATCCACAATCTCGGCGGAGGCATGGCCCGCGCCTTCGGCGCCATGCGGGAACGTGTCCCCGGCGGTGGCGGAGGCGGAGGCGCCACGCGAGGAGTGAAGGTCGAGGTCGGCGAGCGGCAGGCCGCCGTCGACCTGAACATCGTCGTCGAGTACGGCGTCTCCATCGTCGACGTGACGGGTGACGTGCGCTCCAACGTCATCGGCTCGGTGGAGCGGATGACGGGCCTGGAGGTCGTCGAGGTCAACATCGCCGTCGACGACGTCCATCTTCCCGACGAGGAGGAGGAAGAGCAGCCCGAAGCGGGTGAGAACCGCGTGAGGTGA